The proteins below are encoded in one region of Paracoccus methylovorus:
- a CDS encoding ABC transporter ATP-binding protein → MSEAPPNIVLHAADVIKNFGGLRALSDIDLQIEEGKTHAIIGPNGAGKSTLLNVIIGRLPPTSGAVVFDGTVLTGKAPHEINQLGISRVFQTPEIFADLSVLHNVMAPAFARRDGAFRINMFSAVSRQTEIREEAESLLRDFGMWERRDDHSGALSRGDKRRLELCMCLIQHPRLLLLDEPTAGMSRHDTNTTIELLKRIKLRGMTKVIIEHDMHVVFSLADKISVLAQGRIIASGLPQQIKDDPRVQQAYLGGAAE, encoded by the coding sequence ATGAGCGAAGCCCCTCCCAATATCGTCCTGCACGCGGCCGATGTGATCAAGAACTTTGGCGGCTTGCGGGCGTTGTCCGACATCGACCTGCAGATCGAAGAGGGCAAGACCCATGCCATCATCGGGCCGAACGGGGCCGGAAAATCGACGCTGCTGAATGTCATCATCGGGCGCCTGCCTCCGACCAGCGGCGCGGTGGTCTTTGACGGGACCGTGCTGACCGGCAAGGCTCCGCACGAGATAAATCAGCTTGGCATATCGCGCGTATTCCAGACACCCGAGATCTTTGCCGATCTGTCGGTGCTGCATAACGTGATGGCCCCGGCCTTTGCACGTCGTGACGGAGCCTTTCGCATCAATATGTTCAGCGCGGTTTCCCGCCAGACCGAAATCCGCGAAGAGGCCGAAAGCCTGCTGCGCGACTTTGGCATGTGGGAACGCCGTGACGACCATTCGGGCGCCCTGTCGCGAGGCGACAAGCGGCGGCTGGAGCTGTGCATGTGCCTGATCCAGCATCCGCGTCTGCTGCTGCTGGACGAACCGACGGCGGGCATGTCCCGCCATGATACCAATACCACGATCGAACTGCTGAAACGCATCAAGCTGCGCGGCATGACCAAGGTCATCATCGAACACGACATGCATGTGGTGTTCTCGCTGGCCGACAAGATCTCGGTTCTGGCGCAGGGTCGGATTATCGCATCCGGCCTGCCGCAGCAGATCAAGGATGACCCCCGCGTCCAGCAGGCCTATCTGGGAGGAGCCGCCGAATGA
- a CDS encoding glycosyltransferase: protein MAIFASYSSDGFLPPQVLPYLAGLEPLTKAIVVVCDNDLMPGERERLESFATHVITGRHGEYDFGSYKRGWAWANENGLLVDADDLILCNDSCFGPVGSFKPMFDQMEARHLDFWGATDSHQFNYHLQSYWMVLSRNVFSSDAFKQFIEGIKEQENVQMVIQEYELGLTKKLIEAEFKAGALVENTIKGSHPEDPTTANISIYPLYTLEAGLPLVKAKALRIPHMNIDGQNRLLAWLKENAPEVFKVAVSDIDIARSEDADNVSFSLIMPTRNRAWCIKEAISSVVTQTHKSFELIIIDDGSTDNTKEVITQHFKENLAKGQIRYIHLPESVGVCNARNIGLAHARNPWIGYVDSDNTLRSYFLTTIANSVIKNPGSDAFYGQIINTSTGKVIGRRFERKPLMEGNYIDLGVFIHRKTLSDEFGGFDPSLKRMVDWDLIIRFTKNKDPIFLPRIFLDYSDEQCSDRISVKESFIGAKVAIHRKYAVKPTISTAIITYNHQNFLVEAIESALAQEGDFTHEILLSDDGSIDGSARIVNYYANKYPNIIRNISRSGNFGISDNYKHCFRQAAGNFVAILEGDDYWTDPRKNIKQAEFLSTHREAAMVFSKISLFDMKSNSHRLLKRQFGLKHLLSGKEFSENAHLNLIVNLSSTMYNRDTVRHSLPSSIYSPRISEITLAFYFDRIGKKIGFIDDVMSVYRLNPHSVWTGADRISQARQAIAIRENTLKIAKPTYRSIILRQLEEKLKQLTFLENEKISKIGAA, encoded by the coding sequence GTGGCCATCTTTGCATCCTACAGCAGTGACGGTTTTCTGCCTCCCCAGGTTCTACCCTATCTAGCCGGGTTGGAGCCTTTGACCAAAGCCATTGTGGTCGTCTGCGACAATGATTTGATGCCAGGTGAGCGTGAGAGGCTGGAATCCTTTGCAACCCACGTGATAACCGGCCGGCACGGCGAGTATGATTTCGGTTCCTATAAGCGCGGTTGGGCTTGGGCAAACGAGAACGGGTTACTTGTCGATGCCGACGACCTGATCCTTTGCAACGACAGCTGCTTTGGTCCAGTCGGATCATTTAAACCTATGTTTGATCAGATGGAAGCACGTCATCTTGACTTCTGGGGCGCGACTGACAGCCATCAATTCAATTATCATCTGCAAAGCTATTGGATGGTGTTGAGCCGTAACGTTTTTTCCTCTGACGCCTTCAAACAATTCATAGAGGGAATCAAGGAACAGGAAAACGTCCAGATGGTTATCCAAGAATATGAACTTGGCCTAACAAAAAAATTGATTGAAGCGGAGTTCAAGGCTGGTGCTTTGGTTGAGAATACCATTAAGGGTTCTCATCCCGAAGACCCAACAACAGCCAACATTTCAATCTATCCGCTCTACACTCTCGAGGCTGGCCTGCCGCTGGTAAAAGCGAAAGCACTCAGAATACCTCACATGAACATTGACGGCCAAAACCGGCTTCTTGCATGGCTTAAGGAAAATGCGCCAGAGGTCTTCAAAGTTGCAGTTTCTGATATAGATATCGCTCGATCGGAAGATGCTGACAATGTTAGTTTCAGCCTAATCATGCCAACTAGAAACCGTGCATGGTGTATTAAAGAGGCAATTTCGTCAGTTGTAACTCAGACTCATAAGAGCTTTGAGCTCATCATTATCGACGATGGGTCGACTGACAATACCAAAGAAGTTATAACTCAGCACTTTAAAGAGAATCTGGCAAAAGGGCAAATCAGGTACATTCACCTTCCCGAAAGTGTCGGCGTATGTAATGCCAGAAATATTGGCCTAGCGCACGCACGGAATCCTTGGATCGGGTATGTAGACAGCGATAACACTTTACGATCTTATTTTCTGACGACAATCGCAAATTCGGTAATTAAAAACCCAGGGAGTGACGCTTTTTATGGACAAATTATAAATACAAGTACCGGAAAAGTAATAGGGAGAAGATTCGAACGAAAACCTCTTATGGAAGGAAATTATATAGATCTGGGGGTTTTCATACACCGAAAGACATTATCGGATGAGTTTGGTGGCTTTGATCCCAGCTTGAAGAGAATGGTGGACTGGGATTTGATTATTCGGTTTACAAAAAATAAAGACCCCATATTTCTACCTAGAATTTTCCTTGACTACTCGGACGAGCAATGCTCTGATCGAATTTCGGTCAAGGAATCGTTTATCGGCGCAAAAGTTGCCATACATCGGAAGTATGCGGTCAAACCGACGATCTCAACCGCTATAATTACCTATAACCATCAAAATTTTCTTGTTGAAGCAATAGAAAGCGCGCTCGCTCAGGAGGGTGATTTTACTCATGAAATACTTTTGTCTGATGATGGATCAATAGACGGAAGTGCGCGGATCGTCAATTATTATGCCAATAAGTACCCAAATATTATCAGAAACATAAGCCGTAGTGGTAACTTTGGTATATCTGACAATTACAAGCATTGCTTCAGGCAAGCCGCGGGAAATTTTGTCGCAATACTCGAGGGTGATGATTACTGGACAGATCCCCGAAAAAACATAAAGCAAGCAGAATTTCTTTCCACCCACCGGGAGGCTGCCATGGTTTTCTCGAAAATTAGTTTATTTGATATGAAAAGCAACAGCCATCGCTTGCTAAAAAGGCAGTTTGGATTAAAGCATTTGCTTTCAGGAAAAGAATTTTCTGAAAACGCGCATCTTAACCTTATAGTTAATCTTTCATCCACAATGTATAATAGGGACACTGTGCGACACTCTCTTCCATCTTCCATTTATTCGCCCCGGATAAGTGAAATCACCCTTGCATTTTACTTTGACCGTATTGGGAAAAAAATTGGATTTATAGATGATGTGATGAGTGTTTACCGGCTAAATCCCCATAGTGTGTGGACCGGCGCAGACAGAATATCTCAAGCCAGGCAAGCAATCGCCATTCGTGAGAATACATTAAAAATCGCCAAGCCGACATATCGCAGTATAATTCTCAGACAACTTGAAGAAAAGCTAAAACAGCTAACTTTTTTAGAAAATGAGAAAATTAGTAAAATCGGGGCTGCGTGA
- a CDS encoding IS5 family transposase — MRGSDKVTGSLFSYVDLEERIPARHPLRKIRAVVNDALRALDAEVDRLYAGEGRPSIAPEQLIRASLLQILSSIRSERQLMEQMDYNLLFRWFVRLGIDDAIWVPTVFTKNRDRLLTTDMSRKIMAAILAHREVAPLLSDDHFSVDGTLVKAWASMKSFQPKDNPLPDRNDDPGDPPDTVAHAEPSDQSTTEPEPMTRPTRRHRNAEVDFRGERGSNATHASMTDPDARLFKKSPGAGAMLCFMGHSLMENRAGLIVQADLTQAGGQAERRAAIDMLHRHSPGSTRRLTLAADRGYDSADFVAELRQMVVTPHVAQKSRHSTIDGRTTRHPGYAKSQRRRKKIKEPFGWAKTIGGMAQTMYRGIERVRARFTMAIVACNLASLPKLLAA; from the coding sequence ATGCGCGGATCGGACAAGGTGACGGGATCGCTGTTCAGCTACGTCGATCTTGAGGAGCGCATCCCGGCGCGGCATCCGTTGCGTAAGATCAGGGCGGTCGTCAACGATGCGTTGCGCGCCCTGGATGCCGAGGTCGACCGGCTCTACGCCGGCGAGGGCCGTCCCTCGATCGCACCGGAACAGCTGATACGGGCCAGCCTCTTGCAGATCCTTTCCTCGATCCGTTCCGAGCGGCAGCTCATGGAGCAGATGGACTACAACCTGTTGTTCCGCTGGTTCGTGCGCCTCGGGATTGACGACGCCATCTGGGTCCCGACGGTCTTCACGAAGAACCGCGACCGGCTCCTGACCACGGACATGTCCCGCAAGATCATGGCTGCCATCCTGGCGCATCGCGAGGTGGCGCCGCTGCTGTCGGACGACCACTTCTCGGTCGATGGCACATTGGTAAAGGCCTGGGCATCGATGAAGAGCTTCCAGCCGAAGGACAATCCGTTGCCCGACCGGAACGACGACCCAGGTGATCCGCCAGATACCGTCGCCCATGCCGAACCTTCCGATCAATCCACTACCGAACCCGAACCCATGACCCGCCCCACACGCCGCCACCGCAACGCCGAAGTCGATTTCCGTGGTGAACGGGGCTCCAACGCAACTCATGCTTCGATGACCGATCCTGATGCCCGGTTGTTCAAGAAGTCACCTGGCGCAGGCGCGATGCTGTGCTTCATGGGGCATAGCTTGATGGAGAACCGTGCCGGCCTGATCGTGCAGGCCGACCTGACCCAGGCGGGTGGCCAGGCCGAACGCCGTGCCGCCATCGACATGCTCCATCGCCATTCACCGGGATCCACACGGCGACTGACCCTGGCGGCAGACCGCGGCTACGACAGCGCCGACTTCGTCGCCGAGCTGCGCCAGATGGTAGTCACGCCGCATGTCGCCCAGAAGTCCCGGCATTCCACCATTGATGGCAGAACCACCCGGCATCCCGGCTACGCCAAATCTCAGCGGCGCCGGAAGAAGATCAAGGAACCTTTCGGCTGGGCAAAGACCATCGGCGGCATGGCACAGACCATGTATCGCGGTATAGAGCGTGTGCGAGCCCGCTTCACCATGGCGATAGTGGCCTGCAACTTGGCCAGTTTGCCAAAACTGCTCGCCGCTTGA
- a CDS encoding branched-chain amino acid ABC transporter permease produces the protein MNAFLAQLLNGLDKGGAYALIALGLTLVFGTLGVVNFAHGALFMLGCFCAVTFRYLITIETVTVDPTQLSPWGTPLEVRTPLVQQWLGDFGTVLVDYSVPFSILLTIPVMALIGIAMERGLIKHFYKRSHAEQILVTFGLAIVLQELVKSFFGPNPMPQPIPSDLRSAADIGSWFGMQPHTLTYPWWRMIYLFFSLSVIGGVFAFLRFTTFGMVVRAGMADREAVGLLGINIDRRFTIIFGLAAAVAGVAGAMYTPLLPPNYQIGMDFLVLSFVVVVVGGMGSLPGAVLAGFLLGILQSFASMTEIKSVIPGIDQVVIYLVAVVILLVRPRGLMGRRGVMEG, from the coding sequence ATGAACGCGTTTCTCGCCCAACTACTGAACGGGTTGGACAAGGGTGGCGCTTATGCGCTGATCGCCCTGGGCCTGACCCTTGTTTTCGGCACGCTTGGCGTGGTCAACTTTGCCCATGGCGCCCTGTTCATGCTGGGCTGTTTCTGTGCGGTGACCTTTCGCTATCTGATCACTATCGAAACCGTGACCGTCGACCCGACGCAACTGTCGCCCTGGGGAACGCCGCTGGAGGTCCGCACGCCCCTGGTCCAGCAATGGCTGGGGGATTTCGGCACGGTGCTGGTGGATTATTCGGTGCCGTTCTCGATCCTGCTGACGATCCCGGTGATGGCGCTGATCGGCATCGCGATGGAGCGCGGGCTGATCAAGCATTTCTACAAGCGCAGCCATGCCGAACAGATTCTCGTGACGTTCGGATTGGCCATCGTGTTGCAGGAGCTGGTCAAAAGCTTCTTCGGGCCCAATCCTATGCCGCAGCCGATCCCATCGGACCTGCGTTCGGCCGCCGATATCGGCAGTTGGTTCGGGATGCAACCGCACACGCTGACCTATCCATGGTGGCGGATGATCTATCTGTTTTTCTCGCTGTCCGTGATCGGCGGTGTCTTTGCCTTCCTGCGCTTCACCACGTTCGGGATGGTCGTGCGCGCAGGCATGGCCGACCGCGAGGCGGTGGGGCTGCTGGGCATCAATATCGACCGTCGATTCACCATCATTTTCGGCCTTGCCGCCGCTGTCGCGGGCGTGGCGGGCGCGATGTACACGCCGCTGCTGCCGCCGAACTATCAGATCGGGATGGACTTTCTGGTTCTCAGCTTTGTCGTCGTGGTCGTTGGGGGCATGGGCTCTCTGCCGGGTGCGGTGCTGGCCGGATTCCTGCTGGGCATCCTGCAAAGCTTTGCGTCGATGACCGAGATCAAGTCGGTGATCCCCGGCATCGATCAGGTCGTCATCTATCTGGTCGCCGTCGTTATTCTGCTGGTGCGTCCGCGCGGCCTGATGGGCCGGCGCGGCGTGATGGAGGGTTGA
- a CDS encoding nucleotide sugar dehydrogenase: MSGKKIAVAGIGYVGLSNAVLLAVRNQVQALDVDPCRVEMLNTRQCPTIDADVARYLSEKQLNLTATTDAVKAFEGADYVIVATPTNYDPITNNFDTTSVETVIAQAADIAPDAVIVIKSTVPVGFTLDVSRRLGTNQVIFSPEFLREGRALHDNLHPSRIIVGENSPRARAFADLLVEASLDSDVPVLLTGPNEAEAIKLFANTYLALRVAYFNELDSYALTHGLDTRQIIEGVCLDPRIGSHYNNPSFGYGGYCLPKDSKQLLANYQDVPQNLIGAVVEANRTRKDVIASDILSRNPQVVGIYRLAMKAGSDNFRQSAVLGIMKRLKAKGVEVWIYEPALAKDNFFGSPVMQDLDTFRKGADLIVANRASLDLEAIASKIYTRDLFGND; the protein is encoded by the coding sequence ATGTCTGGAAAGAAAATAGCTGTCGCGGGAATTGGTTACGTAGGATTGTCCAATGCAGTCCTTCTGGCTGTCCGTAACCAAGTCCAGGCGCTTGATGTGGATCCCTGCCGCGTGGAGATGCTAAATACCAGACAATGCCCCACCATCGATGCCGACGTTGCCCGATATCTGTCTGAAAAACAACTTAATTTGACCGCTACAACAGATGCCGTCAAAGCCTTCGAAGGGGCTGATTATGTCATTGTAGCTACGCCCACAAACTACGATCCTATCACCAACAACTTCGACACAACCAGTGTCGAAACAGTTATTGCACAAGCGGCCGATATTGCCCCCGACGCAGTCATTGTCATCAAGTCGACCGTGCCCGTTGGCTTCACACTGGACGTGTCACGGCGATTGGGCACGAACCAAGTAATTTTCAGTCCAGAATTTCTGCGCGAAGGCAGGGCGCTCCATGATAACCTCCACCCCTCGCGCATCATTGTCGGAGAGAATAGCCCGCGTGCGCGCGCCTTTGCCGATCTTCTGGTGGAAGCATCACTGGACAGTGACGTGCCGGTTCTTTTGACCGGACCAAATGAGGCGGAGGCAATCAAGCTCTTCGCCAACACCTATCTTGCGCTGCGCGTTGCCTATTTCAACGAGTTGGATAGCTATGCCCTGACCCATGGCCTAGATACGAGGCAGATCATCGAGGGCGTTTGCCTCGACCCGCGTATCGGCAGCCATTACAACAACCCATCCTTTGGTTATGGCGGTTATTGCCTGCCTAAAGACAGCAAGCAACTTCTGGCCAATTATCAAGATGTTCCACAGAATCTGATCGGCGCCGTCGTCGAGGCAAACCGCACTCGCAAAGATGTAATCGCCTCCGACATTCTCTCTCGCAACCCGCAGGTTGTGGGCATATACCGTTTGGCGATGAAGGCCGGATCGGACAACTTCCGCCAAAGCGCCGTGCTAGGCATCATGAAGCGTCTCAAAGCCAAAGGTGTCGAAGTATGGATCTATGAACCAGCCTTGGCAAAAGATAATTTCTTCGGTTCGCCCGTCATGCAGGATCTGGACACTTTCAGAAAGGGTGCCGACCTGATCGTGGCCAACCGCGCGAGCCTCGATCTGGAGGCTATTGCCAGCAAAATCTATACCCGCGACCTGTTTGGCAACGATTGA
- a CDS encoding branched-chain amino acid ABC transporter permease: MLWLSRKDVFTFAIFALVVLTMPIWLKPFGAAYPGLMQKFAIYATFAIGFNILFGLTGYLSFGHAAFLGVGSYTAVWSFKLLTMDIIPAMIFAVIFSGLFALVIGFFSLRRTGIYFSILTLAFAQMSYSLAYSVLTPITNGETGLLVARNDPRIIDAMLRGGETSTGLPVPSLFGVAMTGYGGFYLCAVVLILAFLVSQKIFASPFGLALRGIKSNQTRMIYTGFNTKPYTLAAFVISGMFAGLAGALLAVTDPIAGAERMRWTESGNIVLMTILGGVGTLVGPVVGAWLIEYFENIFSAINANMLNSFFSFLPDGLQQVVVTVLSKFVGEGWHLTLGLMFVLIVVFLPGGIVEGCQRLWSRLQRIRPVPRIQQQEDVK; the protein is encoded by the coding sequence ATGCTCTGGCTTTCCCGCAAGGACGTCTTCACCTTCGCCATCTTCGCATTGGTGGTGTTGACCATGCCGATCTGGCTGAAGCCGTTTGGCGCGGCCTATCCCGGCCTGATGCAGAAGTTCGCGATCTATGCGACCTTCGCCATCGGCTTCAACATTCTGTTCGGCCTGACCGGGTATCTGTCCTTTGGTCATGCCGCCTTCCTGGGCGTGGGCTCCTATACCGCCGTATGGTCGTTCAAGCTGCTGACAATGGACATCATCCCGGCGATGATCTTCGCGGTCATCTTTTCGGGACTGTTCGCGCTGGTGATCGGCTTTTTCAGCCTTAGGCGGACGGGGATCTATTTCTCGATCCTGACGCTGGCCTTCGCTCAAATGAGCTATAGCCTGGCCTATTCGGTCCTCACGCCCATCACCAACGGCGAAACCGGCCTGCTGGTGGCGCGCAACGATCCGCGCATCATCGATGCCATGCTGCGCGGCGGCGAAACCTCGACCGGACTGCCGGTGCCGTCGTTGTTTGGCGTCGCGATGACGGGCTATGGCGGGTTCTACCTGTGCGCGGTGGTGCTGATCCTGGCGTTCTTGGTGTCGCAGAAAATCTTTGCCTCGCCCTTCGGTCTGGCGCTGCGCGGGATCAAGTCGAACCAGACCCGGATGATCTATACCGGCTTCAACACCAAGCCCTATACGCTGGCAGCATTCGTCATCTCGGGCATGTTCGCGGGGTTGGCCGGGGCCTTGCTGGCTGTGACCGATCCCATCGCCGGGGCCGAGCGGATGCGCTGGACGGAATCGGGCAATATCGTGCTGATGACCATCCTTGGCGGGGTCGGCACCTTGGTCGGGCCGGTCGTCGGCGCGTGGCTGATCGAATATTTCGAGAATATCTTCTCGGCCATCAACGCCAACATGTTGAATTCGTTCTTCAGCTTCCTGCCCGATGGGCTGCAGCAAGTGGTCGTCACCGTGCTGTCGAAATTCGTGGGCGAGGGATGGCACCTGACGCTGGGCCTGATGTTCGTGCTGATCGTGGTGTTCCTGCCGGGCGGCATCGTCGAAGGCTGCCAGCGGCTCTGGTCACGATTACAACGTATCCGACCGGTGCCGCGTATCCAGCAGCAGGAGGACGTGAAATGA
- a CDS encoding sulfotransferase family protein, producing MGIEIQQKSQSVHKVAILALGMHRSGTSLLAGILDRLGCKGPNTSLAADTRNPQGYFESEPIFRLNDEILATAGTRWNDWQPLRDGWQDSPRFNEFRSRAAQIIQAEYGEASLIYLKDPRLCRLLPLWYDVLVEMGYAVSCIHTHRHPQDVAASLKARKNIEVEPSVGMLSWLRHILDAEAASRELPRIFTSYSDLLTNWQILSQRVEEVFRFTWPVSAHAGQDRIIQLVDPDLRHHGSDIETFLNNTSVPETFRETVRVFENWAKNGENEDDWKVLDQQRRNFDLSTSLLYAPVKALETATREMKTLTPHKAEVHTLSAQLTEADRQRHQLSSQNEQLHADLDQHRVDLEKAQAQIKDLSEKLGDSNTKLEQADAAANLIKSELEQDRVTLKETQVIAEARQVEIDELLTKLREAQMREASLSDEVIMWTDRIIDRDQRISKLQQDVDRYRREQAAKNTEVDNLSAKLHNMRSTHTHAIDNLHSIYKMSTSWKVSAPVRFIGRLVARCG from the coding sequence ATGGGAATCGAGATACAACAAAAGTCGCAGAGTGTGCATAAGGTAGCCATCCTTGCGTTGGGGATGCATCGTTCCGGCACCTCACTGCTGGCCGGAATTCTGGATCGCCTTGGCTGCAAGGGCCCGAACACTTCACTCGCGGCCGACACCAGAAATCCTCAGGGATATTTCGAGTCGGAACCGATCTTTCGCCTGAATGACGAAATCCTTGCGACCGCCGGAACTCGCTGGAATGACTGGCAGCCGCTACGTGACGGCTGGCAGGATTCACCGCGCTTCAACGAATTCCGATCCCGCGCGGCCCAGATCATACAGGCAGAATATGGCGAGGCCTCGTTGATCTATCTGAAGGACCCTCGTCTCTGCCGATTGCTGCCTTTGTGGTATGATGTTCTGGTGGAAATGGGCTATGCTGTCAGTTGCATCCATACACATCGCCATCCGCAGGATGTGGCAGCCTCGCTGAAAGCGCGCAAGAATATAGAGGTTGAACCAAGTGTAGGGATGCTTTCATGGCTGCGTCATATTCTGGACGCCGAAGCAGCCTCACGCGAGTTGCCGAGGATATTCACCAGCTACTCTGATCTCCTCACCAACTGGCAAATCTTGTCGCAACGGGTAGAAGAGGTTTTTAGATTCACTTGGCCCGTCTCGGCCCACGCCGGACAGGATCGTATTATCCAGCTTGTCGATCCGGATCTACGCCATCACGGATCGGATATCGAGACCTTCCTGAACAATACGTCGGTCCCGGAGACGTTTCGGGAAACTGTTCGAGTTTTTGAAAATTGGGCTAAGAATGGCGAAAATGAGGATGATTGGAAAGTATTGGACCAGCAGCGTCGCAATTTCGACCTGTCAACCTCTTTACTCTACGCTCCGGTCAAAGCGCTTGAGACAGCAACGCGCGAGATGAAAACCCTGACCCCGCATAAAGCTGAGGTCCATACGCTATCCGCACAGTTAACCGAAGCAGATAGGCAGCGGCATCAGCTCTCGTCGCAAAATGAGCAGTTGCACGCGGATTTAGATCAACACCGCGTGGATCTTGAAAAAGCGCAGGCGCAGATAAAGGACTTGTCCGAAAAACTGGGTGACTCGAATACCAAGCTTGAACAGGCTGATGCGGCTGCAAATCTGATAAAGTCAGAACTGGAGCAGGATCGCGTCACCCTTAAGGAAACACAAGTTATCGCGGAAGCGCGTCAGGTTGAAATTGATGAGCTACTCACTAAGCTGCGCGAGGCTCAAATGCGAGAAGCCAGTTTGTCTGACGAAGTCATAATGTGGACTGATCGAATCATTGATCGGGACCAAAGGATTTCCAAACTGCAGCAGGATGTTGATCGCTATCGACGTGAGCAAGCAGCGAAGAATACCGAAGTCGACAACCTCTCCGCAAAGTTGCATAACATGCGGAGCACCCATACTCATGCCATTGACAACCTTCACAGTATATATAAAATGAGCACCTCGTGGAAGGTATCAGCGCCGGTACGGTTCATCGGAAGACTGGTCGCAAGATGCGGATAG
- a CDS encoding ABC transporter ATP-binding protein: protein MNAAQITTRPAPDSFFALRDVHAYYGESYIVQGITLEVKKGEVLALLGRNGAGKTSTLRAIARTDDPAVTHGEIWLEGQAVHPMKSWQASQAGIQLVPEDRRIIAGMTVEENLILAQVAPNKGWELEQIYDHFPRLAERRQQEGVTLSGGEQQMLAVARALAREVKLLLLDEPYEGLAPVIVREIEHIVHGIKELGITTIIVEQNAVAALRLADRAVILDSGELVFTGSAQELLEDESLRYRYLAI, encoded by the coding sequence ATGAATGCTGCACAGATCACGACCAGACCGGCGCCGGATTCGTTTTTCGCCCTGCGTGATGTTCATGCCTATTACGGCGAAAGCTATATCGTGCAAGGCATCACGCTGGAGGTGAAGAAGGGCGAGGTCCTGGCGCTTCTGGGACGCAACGGGGCTGGCAAGACCTCGACTTTGCGCGCCATCGCACGTACCGACGACCCGGCGGTAACTCATGGCGAGATCTGGCTGGAAGGTCAGGCCGTGCACCCGATGAAATCCTGGCAGGCCAGTCAGGCGGGCATCCAGCTTGTGCCCGAGGATCGCCGTATCATCGCCGGCATGACGGTCGAGGAAAACCTGATCCTCGCGCAGGTCGCGCCCAACAAGGGGTGGGAGCTTGAGCAGATCTACGACCATTTCCCCCGCCTTGCCGAACGACGCCAGCAAGAGGGCGTAACGCTGTCGGGGGGCGAGCAGCAGATGCTGGCTGTGGCCCGCGCGCTTGCCCGCGAGGTCAAGCTGCTGCTTCTGGACGAGCCCTATGAGGGGCTTGCCCCCGTCATAGTGCGGGAGATCGAGCATATCGTTCACGGTATCAAGGAACTGGGCATCACCACGATCATCGTCGAACAGAACGCGGTGGCGGCGTTGCGCCTTGCCGACCGTGCGGTCATCCTGGATTCGGGGGAACTGGTCTTTACCGGCAGTGCGCAGGAGTTGCTCGAGGATGAGAGCCTGCGCTATCGCTATCTGGCGATTTAG